A genome region from Mycobacterium florentinum includes the following:
- a CDS encoding CaiB/BaiF CoA transferase family protein: MTGLRVLDLTAMVMGPYCTQIMADMGADVVKVEPPQGDNTRYISVGPAPGMSGVFVNVNRGKRSVVLDLQTDSGTRALRALVETADVFIHSMRAKAIAKLGFGYDDVAAINPAIVYTNCYGYGRRGPDRDRPAYDDTIQAECGLPAVQQQLTGEADYVGTIMADKVAGLTALYATMMALFHRERTGQGQEVEVAMFETMASFMLVEHANGAMFDPPLGPAVYPRTVAPNRRPYRTSDGHIAALIYNDKHWNAFMETVRPPWASEQYSTLERRAREIDTVYGLVAETMKERSTAEWLTLLRELEIPAAPLNTPGALFDDPHLAAVGMFETVDTPHGPVRFPGVPTWFSQTPGRVAGPAPELGAHTAEVLAEIGASSHKITPNSQPEHDFATARDGKEL; this comes from the coding sequence CTGACCGGGCTGCGCGTGCTCGACCTCACCGCGATGGTGATGGGACCGTACTGCACGCAGATCATGGCCGACATGGGCGCCGATGTGGTCAAAGTCGAACCACCGCAAGGGGATAACACCCGGTACATCTCGGTGGGGCCGGCGCCCGGCATGAGCGGGGTGTTCGTCAACGTCAACCGGGGCAAGCGCAGCGTCGTGCTGGACCTGCAAACCGACTCCGGAACGCGTGCACTACGCGCGCTCGTCGAGACCGCCGACGTCTTCATCCACTCGATGCGCGCCAAGGCAATCGCCAAGCTAGGCTTCGGCTACGACGACGTCGCCGCGATCAATCCCGCGATCGTCTACACCAATTGCTACGGCTACGGGCGGCGTGGACCCGATCGCGACCGGCCCGCCTACGACGACACGATCCAGGCCGAATGCGGCCTGCCGGCGGTGCAACAGCAATTGACCGGTGAGGCCGATTACGTCGGCACCATCATGGCCGACAAGGTCGCCGGCCTGACGGCGCTGTACGCGACGATGATGGCGTTGTTCCACCGCGAGCGCACCGGGCAGGGCCAAGAAGTCGAGGTCGCCATGTTCGAAACGATGGCCTCGTTCATGCTCGTCGAACATGCCAACGGCGCCATGTTCGACCCACCGCTGGGGCCGGCGGTGTATCCGCGCACCGTGGCGCCCAACCGGCGCCCGTACCGCACCAGCGACGGCCACATCGCCGCGCTGATTTACAACGACAAACACTGGAACGCGTTCATGGAGACCGTGCGGCCGCCGTGGGCCAGCGAGCAGTATTCGACGCTGGAACGACGCGCCCGCGAGATCGACACCGTCTACGGGCTGGTGGCCGAGACGATGAAAGAACGTTCCACCGCGGAGTGGTTGACGCTGTTGCGCGAACTCGAAATACCGGCCGCGCCGCTGAATACGCCCGGTGCGCTGTTCGACGATCCGCATCTGGCCGCCGTCGGCATGTTCGAGACGGTGGACACCCCGCACGGACCGGTGCGCTTCCCGGGCGTCCCCACCTGGTTCTCGCAGACCCCGGGCCGCGTTGCCGGGCCGGCGCCAGAGCTGGGCGCCCACACCGCGGAAGTGCTCGCCGAAATCGGTGCGAGCAGTCACAAAATCACACCAAATAGCCAGCCAGAGCACGATTTTGCGACCGCTCGCGACGGAAAGGAACTTTGA
- a CDS encoding thiamine pyrophosphate-binding protein, with amino-acid sequence MTVPVYKRILDLFEAEGVNTLFGIPDPNFVHMFSEADARGWSVVAPHHELSAGFMAEAASRMTGKPGLCIGTLGPGMANIAGAIQCALVENSPVIFLGGQRARVTERRVRRGRIQFVQQEPLFAASVKYSSSIEYADQTDEIIHEAIRRAMSGTPGPSYVEFPSHVILEELDVAAAPSPSNYRLVNQGAGTREVAEAVKLIREAKSPILLVGHGVHTSRTQQEVKELAELMACPVIQTSGGTSFIPGLQDRTFPYLFSPAANEAVEESDLCVALGTELGEPMHYGRTQHWAGNNANRKWVLVEQDPTAIGVNRPVDVALVGDLRGVVPQLVDALKDAPRKPARALQVLIEKDTKELADMAESAPSGRSPIHPARYVVEATKAFNELEDGILVRDGGATVIFQWTYSQSKPRDVIWNQNFGHLGTGLPYAVGASIAEGGKRPVMLLTSDSAFLFHIAELETAARQNLPLVCVVGVDHQWGLEVGVYKRTFSQPSPQPGVHWSKDVRMDKVAEGFGCHGEYVEKESEIGPAIARAYASGKVGVVHVCIDPKANSEEMPKYDRFRTWYAEGTQ; translated from the coding sequence GTGACCGTGCCCGTTTACAAGCGCATTCTCGACCTGTTCGAGGCCGAGGGGGTGAACACGCTGTTCGGTATTCCGGACCCGAACTTCGTGCACATGTTCTCCGAGGCCGACGCTCGCGGCTGGTCGGTGGTCGCGCCTCACCACGAGCTGAGCGCGGGATTCATGGCCGAGGCGGCGTCGCGAATGACGGGTAAGCCCGGCCTGTGCATCGGCACGCTAGGCCCCGGCATGGCCAACATCGCCGGAGCCATCCAGTGCGCGCTGGTGGAGAACTCGCCGGTGATCTTCCTCGGCGGCCAGCGGGCCCGCGTCACCGAGCGCAGGGTGCGACGCGGCCGCATCCAATTCGTGCAGCAGGAACCGCTTTTCGCCGCGTCGGTGAAGTACAGCAGCTCGATCGAGTACGCCGACCAGACCGACGAGATCATTCACGAAGCGATCCGCCGCGCGATGTCGGGCACTCCAGGCCCGTCGTATGTTGAGTTCCCGTCGCACGTGATCCTCGAGGAGCTCGATGTCGCCGCTGCGCCGAGCCCCTCGAACTACCGGCTGGTCAACCAGGGCGCCGGAACCCGTGAGGTGGCCGAGGCCGTGAAGCTGATCCGCGAGGCCAAGAGCCCGATCCTGCTCGTCGGCCACGGCGTGCACACCTCCCGTACTCAACAGGAAGTCAAGGAGCTGGCCGAGCTGATGGCCTGCCCGGTGATCCAGACCTCCGGCGGCACGTCGTTCATCCCGGGATTGCAGGACCGGACGTTCCCCTACCTGTTCTCCCCGGCCGCCAACGAGGCGGTCGAGGAATCCGACCTGTGCGTCGCGCTGGGTACCGAGCTCGGTGAGCCGATGCACTACGGCCGGACCCAGCATTGGGCCGGCAACAACGCGAATCGCAAGTGGGTGCTGGTCGAGCAGGACCCGACCGCCATCGGTGTCAACCGCCCCGTCGACGTGGCGCTGGTCGGCGACCTGCGCGGTGTGGTGCCGCAGCTGGTCGACGCGCTCAAGGATGCCCCGCGCAAGCCCGCACGGGCGCTGCAGGTCCTGATCGAAAAGGACACGAAAGAGCTTGCGGATATGGCGGAATCGGCACCGTCCGGACGTTCGCCGATCCACCCGGCGCGCTACGTCGTCGAGGCCACCAAGGCGTTCAACGAACTCGAGGACGGCATTCTCGTGCGCGACGGCGGCGCGACCGTGATTTTCCAGTGGACCTACTCGCAGTCCAAGCCGCGCGACGTGATCTGGAACCAGAACTTCGGCCACCTCGGCACGGGTCTGCCGTACGCCGTCGGCGCCTCGATCGCCGAGGGCGGCAAACGTCCGGTCATGCTGCTGACCAGCGATTCGGCGTTCCTCTTCCATATCGCCGAGTTGGAAACCGCTGCGCGGCAGAACCTTCCGCTGGTGTGCGTGGTCGGTGTCGACCACCAGTGGGGCCTTGAGGTGGGCGTCTACAAGCGAACTTTCTCCCAGCCGTCGCCGCAGCCCGGCGTGCACTGGAGCAAGGATGTCCGGATGGACAAGGTTGCCGAGGGGTTCGGTTGCCACGGCGAGTACGTCGAGAAGGAATCCGAGATCGGCCCGGCGATCGCTCGCGCCTACGCCAGTGGCAAAGTCGGCGTAGTGCACGTGTGCATCGACCCGAAGGCCAACTCCGAGGAGATGCCGAAGTACGACCGATTCCGGACCTGGTACGCCGAAGGCACGCAGTAA
- a CDS encoding aldehyde dehydrogenase family protein has product MREYLKFYIDGQWVDPLRPNAFDVENPATEQVSGKISLGSADDVDVAVKAARRAFAGWSQSTREQRLDLLQAILAEYQKRADDLAQAVTEEIGAPPSLAAGPQVFLGIGHLNTAIDALKNFAFEEHKGATLIAKEPIGVCGLITPWNWPINQVAVKVYPALATGCTVVLKPSEVAPYSPYIFAEILDAAGVPAGVFNLVNGDGAGVGVALASHPDIDMVSFTGSTRAGIEVAKLAAPTVKRVTQELGGKSPNIVLDDAGFAEAVSAGVANMMPNSGQSCNAPTRMLVPNSRMAEAITIAKEAAEQVGVGTGDKRAIGPVASKTQFDKVQRLIQQGIDEGATVVTGGPGRPAGLDKGYYVKPTVFAHVTNDMTIAREEIFGPVLCILGYDDLDHAVEIANDTEYGLAGFVSGADLDKAREVARKIRAGWVTINHAFDMNAPFGGYKRSGNGREWSEFGFHEYLEVKSTLGYAPDKA; this is encoded by the coding sequence ATGCGCGAATACCTGAAGTTCTACATAGACGGACAGTGGGTCGACCCGTTGCGGCCCAACGCTTTCGACGTGGAGAACCCGGCAACCGAGCAGGTTTCCGGCAAGATCTCGCTGGGGTCGGCGGACGATGTCGACGTGGCGGTCAAAGCGGCGCGGCGGGCCTTCGCCGGCTGGTCGCAGAGCACCCGCGAACAGCGCCTGGACCTGTTGCAGGCGATCCTCGCCGAATACCAGAAGCGCGCGGACGATCTCGCTCAGGCCGTCACCGAGGAAATCGGCGCGCCGCCCTCGCTGGCCGCGGGGCCGCAGGTCTTTCTCGGGATCGGGCACCTGAACACCGCCATCGACGCCCTGAAGAACTTTGCGTTCGAGGAACACAAAGGGGCAACGCTGATCGCCAAGGAGCCCATCGGCGTCTGCGGCCTGATCACTCCCTGGAACTGGCCGATCAACCAGGTCGCGGTCAAGGTCTACCCGGCGTTGGCCACCGGCTGCACCGTGGTCCTGAAACCCTCTGAGGTGGCCCCCTATTCGCCCTACATCTTCGCCGAGATTCTGGACGCCGCGGGCGTGCCTGCCGGGGTGTTCAACCTGGTCAATGGCGACGGCGCGGGCGTGGGCGTGGCCCTGGCCAGCCACCCCGACATCGACATGGTGTCGTTCACCGGCTCCACCCGCGCCGGCATCGAGGTGGCCAAGCTCGCCGCCCCGACCGTCAAGCGGGTGACTCAAGAGCTCGGCGGCAAGAGCCCCAACATCGTGCTCGACGACGCCGGCTTTGCCGAGGCCGTCAGCGCCGGCGTGGCCAACATGATGCCGAACTCGGGGCAGAGCTGTAACGCGCCGACGCGCATGCTGGTGCCCAATTCCCGGATGGCGGAGGCCATTACCATCGCGAAAGAGGCTGCCGAGCAGGTCGGGGTGGGCACCGGCGACAAGCGGGCGATCGGGCCGGTGGCGTCGAAGACACAATTCGACAAGGTCCAGCGGCTGATCCAGCAGGGCATCGACGAGGGCGCGACCGTGGTTACCGGAGGCCCGGGCCGGCCGGCGGGGCTGGACAAGGGCTACTACGTCAAGCCGACGGTCTTCGCGCATGTCACCAACGACATGACGATCGCGCGCGAGGAGATCTTCGGGCCGGTGCTGTGCATCCTCGGCTACGACGACCTCGACCACGCGGTCGAGATCGCCAATGACACCGAATACGGCCTGGCCGGATTCGTCTCCGGAGCCGACCTCGACAAGGCACGTGAGGTTGCCCGCAAGATTCGCGCCGGCTGGGTGACGATCAACCACGCGTTCGACATGAACGCACCATTCGGTGGCTACAAGCGCAGCGGCAACGGCCGGGAGTGGAGCGAGTTCGGCTTCCACGAGTATCTGGAAGTCAAAAGCACCCTCGGCTACGCCCCTGACAAGGCCTAA
- a CDS encoding SDR family NAD(P)-dependent oxidoreductase — protein MDDLFGLDGRVVVVSGAGGGGIGTTVTAMTARAGATVIAVSRSKENLDEHVAPLAQQGLAVVPVAADASTDEGIATVIDHARRAEGSLYGLVNVAGGAQPSTWMPSTRVARSDWRTIFADNLETAFFMSQAVASELVAQQQRGSIVSISSISGMNTAPFHIAYGTAKAAITAMTRTMALELALAGIRVNAVAPGVTETAASRTYVDEDPERDRKAIAMGRRGRPEEQAGAILFLLSEMSSYITGQTLLVDGGLDLKWSHLDADNTSLFLHDESFRESIRRM, from the coding sequence ATGGACGATCTCTTCGGGCTCGACGGCCGTGTCGTGGTGGTTTCCGGCGCCGGCGGGGGCGGCATCGGCACGACCGTCACGGCCATGACCGCCCGGGCCGGCGCCACGGTGATCGCGGTCAGCCGGTCGAAGGAAAATCTCGACGAACACGTCGCTCCGCTGGCCCAACAGGGCCTGGCCGTGGTGCCGGTGGCGGCCGACGCGTCGACCGACGAGGGCATCGCCACGGTGATCGACCACGCGCGCCGCGCCGAGGGCAGCCTGTACGGACTGGTCAATGTCGCCGGCGGCGCGCAGCCATCGACGTGGATGCCGTCGACTCGGGTGGCGCGCAGCGACTGGCGCACGATCTTCGCCGACAACCTCGAGACGGCGTTCTTCATGAGTCAGGCCGTCGCGAGTGAACTAGTCGCGCAACAACAGCGGGGATCGATCGTGTCGATCTCCTCGATCAGCGGCATGAACACCGCCCCGTTTCACATCGCCTACGGGACCGCCAAGGCCGCGATCACGGCGATGACCCGCACGATGGCCCTCGAGCTGGCGCTGGCGGGAATCCGGGTGAACGCGGTGGCGCCCGGCGTTACCGAGACGGCGGCCTCGCGCACCTATGTCGACGAGGACCCGGAGCGGGACCGCAAGGCAATCGCGATGGGCCGGCGCGGGCGGCCCGAGGAGCAGGCCGGCGCGATCCTGTTTCTGCTCTCCGAGATGTCGAGCTACATCACCGGCCAGACGCTGCTTGTCGACGGCGGCCTGGACCTCAAGTGGAGCCATCTGGACGCCGACAACACCTCGCTTTTCTTGCATGACGAATCCTTCCGCGAGTCGATTAGGAGGATGTGA
- a CDS encoding aromatic ring-hydroxylating oxygenase subunit alpha has protein sequence MTDLAKGVNPEAAEELSRPMTIGVEAYISEDYARAERDKLWRKVWQQVGRVEELPEVGSYLTYDILDDSIIVVRTGSDEFHAHHNVCMHRGRRLIDTPEGAKNACGRTRKSFVCGFHGWTYGLDGACTHIREQQDWQDTLTPDNTHLRPVRVDTWGGWLWINMDPDCEPLADYLFPAAKILDPFGCENMRCKWRKWLSFDCNWKVALEAFNETYHVFTTHPEFNKFGEFKGWSKAQGKHSHIGYDAPKDMEATKSKIRLGIGADPRVSTAEMQVYTMEETNATTTQTLVNAAKRLVDELPEGTPADKVLEHWLASARRDDEARGVIWPTIPADILGQAGTAWQIFPNFQIGQGLTSALCYGARPHPSYNPDKCIFEVSAFELYPKGQEPRTEWEYTPVGDPRWRSVLPQDFSNMAAVQQGMKSLGFPGTKPNPYRERSTVNLHYQLSRYMGTGEPQEL, from the coding sequence ATGACCGACCTGGCTAAAGGCGTGAATCCCGAAGCGGCCGAGGAACTATCGAGACCGATGACCATCGGCGTCGAGGCGTATATCTCGGAGGACTATGCCCGTGCCGAGCGCGACAAGCTGTGGCGCAAGGTCTGGCAGCAGGTCGGTCGCGTCGAAGAGTTGCCCGAGGTGGGCAGTTACCTGACCTACGACATTCTCGATGACTCGATCATCGTGGTGCGCACCGGCTCCGACGAATTCCACGCTCACCACAACGTCTGCATGCACCGCGGCCGCCGGTTGATCGACACGCCCGAGGGCGCCAAGAACGCTTGTGGCCGAACGCGAAAGTCGTTCGTCTGCGGCTTCCACGGCTGGACCTACGGTCTCGACGGCGCGTGCACTCATATCCGCGAACAGCAGGACTGGCAGGACACCCTCACCCCGGACAACACCCACCTTCGGCCGGTCCGAGTCGATACCTGGGGCGGCTGGTTGTGGATCAACATGGATCCCGACTGTGAGCCGCTGGCCGACTACCTGTTCCCCGCCGCGAAGATTCTCGACCCGTTCGGGTGTGAGAACATGCGCTGCAAATGGCGCAAGTGGCTGTCCTTCGACTGCAACTGGAAGGTCGCACTGGAGGCCTTCAACGAGACCTACCACGTCTTCACCACGCATCCCGAGTTCAACAAGTTCGGCGAATTCAAGGGATGGTCGAAAGCGCAAGGCAAACACAGCCACATCGGCTACGACGCGCCAAAAGACATGGAGGCCACCAAGTCCAAGATCCGCCTCGGCATCGGCGCGGACCCGCGGGTGTCGACCGCGGAGATGCAGGTCTACACGATGGAGGAGACCAACGCGACCACCACCCAGACGCTGGTGAACGCCGCCAAGCGGCTGGTGGACGAGTTGCCCGAGGGGACACCGGCCGACAAGGTTCTCGAGCATTGGCTGGCATCGGCGCGTCGCGACGACGAGGCCCGCGGGGTGATCTGGCCGACGATCCCCGCTGACATCCTGGGCCAGGCCGGTACCGCGTGGCAGATCTTCCCGAACTTCCAGATCGGGCAGGGCCTGACCAGCGCGCTGTGCTACGGCGCGCGCCCGCACCCCAGCTACAACCCCGACAAGTGCATTTTCGAGGTGTCGGCTTTCGAGCTGTACCCGAAAGGCCAAGAGCCGCGGACGGAGTGGGAGTACACGCCGGTCGGTGACCCCAGATGGCGCTCGGTGCTGCCCCAAGACTTCTCCAACATGGCCGCCGTGCAGCAGGGGATGAAGTCCCTCGGCTTCCCGGGCACCAAGCCCAACCCCTACCGGGAACGCAGCACGGTCAATCTGCACTACCAATTGTCGAGGTACATGGGCACCGGCGAACCGCAGGAGCTTTGA
- a CDS encoding SDR family NAD(P)-dependent oxidoreductase produces the protein MSELRFDGRVAVVTGAGRGLGRAYAHLLASRGAKVVVNDAGGSLDGAGADAGPAEQVVAEITAAGGEAAACSASVATADGGETIVATALDTYGRLDVLVHNAGNVRRASLKEMSYEDFDAVLDVHLRGAFHVVRPAFPRMCAAGYGRIVLTSSIGGLYGNHDVANYAAAKAGVIGLSNVAALEGAAEGVRCNVIVPAAVTRMAEGIDTSAYPPMGAELVAPVVGWLAHESCSVTGELFIALAGRVARAVIAESPGVCRPSWTIEDVGSHLDAIRYVEAPLIFPVVPDGHNQHIRYSFELAARSNDQGALHG, from the coding sequence GTGAGTGAGTTGCGGTTCGACGGCCGGGTCGCGGTGGTCACAGGCGCAGGACGGGGCTTGGGCCGTGCTTACGCGCACCTGCTGGCCTCACGCGGAGCGAAGGTGGTCGTCAACGATGCCGGCGGCAGCCTCGACGGCGCCGGGGCCGACGCCGGTCCCGCCGAGCAGGTGGTCGCCGAGATCACCGCGGCCGGAGGGGAAGCCGCCGCATGTAGCGCGTCGGTTGCGACCGCCGATGGCGGCGAGACGATCGTCGCGACCGCGCTCGACACCTACGGCCGCCTCGACGTCCTGGTGCACAATGCCGGCAACGTCCGTCGCGCCTCGCTGAAGGAGATGAGCTACGAGGACTTCGACGCCGTACTCGACGTGCATTTGCGCGGCGCGTTCCACGTGGTCCGGCCGGCGTTTCCGCGCATGTGCGCGGCGGGCTACGGCCGCATCGTGCTGACGTCGTCGATCGGTGGCCTCTACGGAAACCACGACGTGGCCAACTATGCCGCCGCCAAGGCCGGTGTGATCGGGCTGTCCAACGTCGCCGCACTCGAAGGCGCCGCCGAGGGTGTGCGGTGCAACGTGATCGTGCCGGCCGCGGTCACGCGTATGGCCGAAGGCATCGACACCTCGGCCTACCCGCCGATGGGCGCGGAACTCGTTGCGCCGGTGGTGGGTTGGCTTGCGCACGAGTCGTGCTCGGTAACCGGCGAACTGTTCATAGCGCTGGCAGGTCGCGTGGCCCGCGCCGTCATCGCGGAGAGCCCCGGCGTGTGCCGGCCGTCGTGGACGATCGAGGACGTCGGCAGCCACCTGGATGCGATCCGCTACGTCGAAGCGCCGCTTATCTTTCCGGTCGTCCCTGATGGACACAACCAGCACATCCGCTACAGCTTCGAGCTGGCTGCGCGCTCAAACGATCAAGGAGCGCTCCATGGCTAG
- a CDS encoding flavin-containing monooxygenase, translating into MTQFDRRSQTCGPTGVPQDVDIDAMRARYAQEREKRLRKEGGAQYLELDGELADLYEVDPYTPVADRAPIAEDIEVVVLGGGFAGLLSGAYLKKAGVQDVRVIDMAGDFGGVWYWNRFPGIQCDNDAYCYIPMLEELDFLPSKKFADGAEIFAHCQAMGKHFDLYDGAIFSTQVETMRWDEKSKRWRLTTNRGDDIRARFVVMAQGSYNKPKLPGIPGIKEYLDSGGHAFHSARWDYDYTGGDATGGLHKLADKRVALVGTGATGVQLVPHLGRDAKQLFVFQRTPSSVDMRANTPTDPAWAAALQPGWQEERKRNFHNWSPFVGVVFGEPDLVCDFWTELGRNMTARIAASPDPASLGIEEIMAIREEEDYKIMERLRRRVAALVDDPDTAEALKPYYRFMCKRPCSSETYLPAFNLPNVTLVDVSESKGVERLTKKGIVANGIEYEVDCVVFASGFEISTEISRRFAVDVIEGRDGLSLFDYWHDRYQTLHGMTTRGFPNQFFTGFIQGGVSANTTAMFEQQAEHIAYIIAEAQKRGARTVEPSQEGQDGWVKTVAELAIDNSAFEMSCTPGYYNNEGQGGAKDNGAFLGDFYSPGFYAFGDLIAEWRARGDLEGLELS; encoded by the coding sequence ATGACCCAGTTTGACAGGCGGTCGCAGACCTGCGGGCCCACCGGCGTACCGCAGGACGTCGACATCGACGCGATGCGGGCCCGCTACGCCCAGGAGCGCGAGAAGCGCCTGCGCAAGGAGGGCGGGGCGCAGTACCTCGAACTCGACGGTGAACTGGCGGATCTCTACGAGGTGGACCCGTACACCCCGGTGGCCGACCGCGCCCCGATCGCCGAGGACATCGAGGTGGTCGTCCTCGGCGGCGGGTTCGCCGGGTTGTTGTCGGGCGCCTACCTGAAAAAGGCTGGCGTGCAGGATGTTCGGGTCATCGACATGGCCGGGGACTTCGGCGGAGTGTGGTACTGGAACCGCTTCCCGGGCATTCAGTGCGACAACGACGCCTACTGCTACATCCCGATGCTCGAGGAACTCGACTTCCTGCCGAGCAAGAAATTCGCCGACGGGGCCGAGATCTTCGCGCACTGCCAGGCCATGGGCAAACACTTCGACCTCTACGACGGCGCGATCTTCTCAACGCAGGTCGAGACCATGCGCTGGGACGAGAAGAGCAAGCGCTGGCGACTGACCACCAACCGCGGCGACGACATCCGCGCACGGTTCGTGGTGATGGCGCAGGGCTCGTACAACAAGCCGAAACTGCCCGGTATCCCCGGCATCAAGGAGTACCTGGACAGCGGCGGCCACGCGTTCCATTCCGCACGCTGGGACTACGACTACACCGGCGGCGACGCCACCGGCGGCCTGCATAAGCTGGCCGACAAGCGGGTCGCACTCGTCGGCACCGGGGCTACCGGCGTCCAGCTGGTGCCGCATCTCGGCCGGGATGCCAAGCAGCTCTTCGTGTTCCAGCGCACCCCGTCGTCGGTCGACATGCGCGCCAACACGCCCACCGACCCGGCCTGGGCGGCGGCCCTGCAGCCCGGTTGGCAGGAGGAGCGCAAGCGCAACTTCCACAACTGGTCACCGTTTGTGGGGGTGGTCTTCGGCGAACCAGATCTGGTGTGCGACTTCTGGACCGAATTGGGCCGCAACATGACCGCCCGGATTGCCGCCAGCCCGGATCCCGCCTCGCTGGGGATCGAGGAGATCATGGCGATCCGGGAGGAAGAGGACTACAAGATCATGGAGCGGCTGCGCCGCCGGGTGGCCGCCCTGGTCGACGACCCCGACACCGCCGAGGCGCTCAAGCCGTACTACCGCTTCATGTGCAAGCGGCCGTGTTCGAGCGAGACGTACCTGCCGGCGTTCAACCTGCCCAACGTGACGTTGGTGGACGTGTCGGAATCCAAGGGAGTGGAACGCCTGACGAAAAAGGGCATCGTCGCCAACGGCATTGAGTACGAGGTCGATTGCGTCGTCTTCGCCAGCGGGTTCGAGATCTCCACGGAGATCAGTCGGCGCTTCGCGGTCGACGTCATCGAGGGCCGAGACGGGCTGTCGCTGTTCGACTACTGGCACGACAGATACCAGACCCTGCACGGCATGACCACCCGCGGATTCCCCAACCAGTTCTTCACCGGCTTCATCCAGGGCGGCGTCTCGGCCAACACCACCGCGATGTTCGAGCAACAGGCCGAGCACATCGCCTACATCATCGCCGAGGCGCAGAAACGCGGCGCGAGGACCGTCGAACCCAGTCAGGAGGGCCAGGACGGCTGGGTCAAAACGGTCGCAGAACTCGCGATCGACAACTCGGCCTTCGAGATGTCCTGCACCCCTGGCTATTACAACAACGAGGGTCAGGGTGGCGCCAAAGACAATGGTGCGTTCCTTGGTGATTTCTACTCGCCGGGCTTTTACGCCTTCGGTGACCTGATCGCCGAGTGGCGCGCCAGGGGTGACCTGGAAGGCCTAGAGCTTTCGTGA